The Ruania alba genome has a window encoding:
- a CDS encoding 2'-5' RNA ligase family protein, giving the protein MERAMMRGAPSLVPRAQVATPAQLNADQVTDVVRIGVAIPIPEPYAASLVRARIHARDPLAHAIPPHITLLPPTDVPADAVADVHHHLASIASQQSPFVVELHGTDTFRPISPVVFVRLDSGVAECAQLQAAVNDGPVAQTLRFPYHPHVTLAHEVDDAALDAAFHDMAGFDAVFPVAHFCLYEHGDDGVWRDVSTYVLTS; this is encoded by the coding sequence ATGGAGCGCGCGATGATGCGTGGCGCACCGTCCCTCGTCCCGCGCGCACAGGTGGCCACACCCGCGCAGCTCAATGCGGACCAGGTCACAGACGTGGTGCGAATCGGCGTCGCGATCCCCATCCCGGAGCCGTACGCGGCGAGCCTGGTCCGTGCCCGGATCCACGCCCGGGACCCCCTGGCTCACGCCATCCCGCCGCACATCACATTGCTACCACCTACCGATGTGCCGGCCGATGCCGTCGCCGATGTGCACCACCACCTGGCTAGCATCGCCTCTCAGCAGAGCCCGTTCGTCGTGGAGTTGCACGGTACCGACACTTTTCGCCCGATCTCGCCGGTGGTGTTCGTCCGGCTGGACTCCGGGGTAGCGGAGTGCGCCCAGTTGCAGGCGGCGGTGAACGACGGGCCTGTCGCACAGACCCTCCGGTTCCCGTACCACCCGCACGTGACCCTTGCGCACGAGGTCGACGATGCGGCGCTCGACGCGGCGTTCCACGACATGGCCGGCTTCGACGCTGTCTTCCCGGTGGCCCACTTCTGCCTCTACGAGCACGGCGACGACGGCGTGTGGCGGGACGTCAGCACCTACGTGCTGACCTCCTGA
- a CDS encoding YihY/virulence factor BrkB family protein: protein MAGEKTGVARFVDWLKNTRVMRALARYGTANGNLLSGGIAFAALFSVFAALTIAYVAFMAVLGDNEELRQRVIDAVADSLPGLIKTPEYENGMISPDDLTLSRGAGVAGIISVLVLFFTAVRVPAALRSSIRVMFGMVAPPENPVLGKLRDFLGFLGLALSVILTSAMGIAAGAAAQWLLSLAGWEDTSAGKWLLRIAGLAVVLVVDTLVFVWIYRTLAGIRPPKRDLWLGALIAAVGAGVLRYLGTSVVGGNLSENPLFASGAALGTLLLWINLVVRLTLLVASWTSNPPPHPVVADDMITHFDETPNYVTMSEPETLEWQHDPVTGRVQPEEPPPPEPYWGGLIGWLGRKITGARRA, encoded by the coding sequence ATGGCAGGTGAAAAGACAGGGGTAGCACGGTTCGTCGACTGGCTGAAGAACACCCGGGTGATGCGGGCGCTGGCCCGGTACGGCACGGCGAACGGCAATCTCCTCTCCGGGGGCATCGCCTTCGCCGCTCTCTTCTCCGTGTTCGCGGCCCTGACGATCGCCTATGTCGCGTTCATGGCGGTGCTCGGTGACAACGAGGAGCTCCGCCAGCGGGTGATCGATGCTGTTGCCGATTCCCTGCCCGGTCTCATCAAGACGCCCGAATACGAGAACGGCATGATCAGCCCGGACGACCTGACGCTCTCCCGCGGGGCAGGGGTGGCCGGGATCATCTCCGTGCTCGTGCTCTTCTTCACCGCCGTCCGTGTGCCCGCCGCGCTGCGATCGTCGATCCGCGTCATGTTCGGCATGGTCGCCCCGCCGGAGAACCCGGTACTCGGCAAGCTGCGCGACTTCCTCGGGTTCCTCGGCCTCGCGCTCTCGGTGATCCTCACCTCCGCGATGGGCATCGCGGCCGGTGCAGCTGCGCAGTGGTTGCTCTCGCTGGCCGGATGGGAAGACACCTCCGCCGGCAAGTGGCTGCTGCGCATCGCCGGCCTGGCGGTAGTGCTCGTTGTGGACACGCTGGTGTTCGTCTGGATCTATCGCACGCTGGCCGGGATCCGGCCACCGAAGCGCGACCTGTGGCTGGGTGCCCTGATCGCCGCAGTCGGCGCCGGCGTGCTCCGCTACCTCGGCACGTCTGTGGTGGGGGGCAATCTGAGCGAGAACCCGTTGTTCGCCTCCGGTGCCGCGCTCGGCACCCTCCTGCTGTGGATCAACCTCGTCGTTCGGCTCACCCTGCTGGTCGCGTCCTGGACCTCGAACCCGCCGCCGCACCCCGTGGTGGCCGACGACATGATCACCCACTTCGACGAAACCCCGAACTACGTCACGATGAGCGAACCCGAGACCCTCGAGTGGCAGCACGACCCGGTGACCGGCCGGGTGCAGCCGGAGGAGCCGCCGCCCCCGGAGCCGTACTGGGGCGGGCTGATCGGCTGGTTGGGCCGCAAGATCACCGGGGCCCGCCGCGCCTGA
- a CDS encoding BMP family lipoprotein: MKKSIPAALTAAAALTLAACGAAPEETGGSGEDNSDFLACMISDEGGWDDASFNESGYNGLTQAETDLGVTIRDAESTDPGQYASNADAMVQAGCSLTIGVGFALEDTIQEVAEANEDLNFALVDSGFSDDEFNPVEYDNAKPLLFNTQEAAYLAGYLAAGMTETGTVATYGGQPFPSVTIFMDGFVDGVAAYNEAHGTDVQTLGWDKDAQNGSMTGDFTNTENGYNTTQQFIADGADIILPVAGPVGGGSLRAAAEHEDVSVIWVDSDGYEQPANADYQHLILTSVLKQIQTAVFDTIESSVEGDFSAEPYVGTLENGGVGLAPFHDFEDAVPAELQTEIEDLQAQIVAGDLEITSPSAN; the protein is encoded by the coding sequence GTGAAGAAGTCCATCCCCGCAGCTCTCACCGCTGCCGCAGCCCTGACCTTGGCGGCGTGTGGTGCCGCCCCCGAGGAGACCGGAGGCTCCGGCGAGGACAACAGCGACTTCCTCGCCTGCATGATCTCCGACGAAGGCGGCTGGGACGACGCCTCGTTCAACGAGTCCGGCTACAACGGGCTCACCCAGGCTGAGACCGACCTGGGCGTGACGATCCGCGATGCCGAGTCCACCGACCCGGGCCAGTACGCCTCCAACGCCGATGCCATGGTGCAGGCGGGCTGCTCGCTGACGATCGGTGTGGGCTTCGCCCTCGAGGACACCATCCAGGAGGTCGCCGAGGCCAACGAGGACCTCAACTTCGCGCTCGTGGACTCCGGCTTCTCCGACGACGAGTTCAACCCCGTGGAGTACGACAACGCCAAGCCGCTGTTGTTCAACACCCAGGAGGCCGCCTACCTGGCCGGCTACCTGGCTGCCGGGATGACCGAGACCGGCACCGTGGCCACCTACGGCGGCCAGCCTTTCCCGTCCGTGACGATCTTCATGGACGGGTTCGTCGACGGCGTCGCTGCCTACAACGAGGCGCACGGCACCGACGTACAGACCCTCGGCTGGGACAAGGACGCCCAGAACGGATCCATGACCGGTGACTTCACCAACACCGAGAACGGGTACAACACCACCCAGCAGTTCATCGCCGACGGTGCCGACATCATCCTCCCGGTCGCCGGGCCGGTGGGCGGCGGGTCGCTGCGGGCAGCAGCCGAGCACGAGGATGTCTCGGTGATCTGGGTGGACTCCGACGGGTATGAGCAGCCGGCCAACGCCGACTACCAGCACCTGATCCTCACCTCGGTGCTCAAGCAGATCCAGACCGCCGTGTTCGACACCATCGAGTCGTCGGTGGAGGGTGATTTCAGCGCCGAGCCGTACGTGGGCACGCTGGAGAACGGTGGCGTGGGGCTGGCCCCGTTCCACGACTTCGAGGATGCAGTGCCGGCCGAGCTGCAGACCGAGATCGAGGACCTGCAGGCGCAGATCGTCGCGGGAGATCTCGAGATCACCTCGCCCAGCGCCAACTGA
- a CDS encoding mannose-1-phosphate guanylyltransferase, with amino-acid sequence MQPSFYAVVPAGGAGTRLWPLSRQDHPKFLHDLTGTGRTLIQATADRLLPLSDGLVVVTGDKHADAVAAQLDLDVSDLLTEPSPRDSMAAIGLAAALLAHRHPDQDVILGSFAADHVITDTDAFARAVRTAVAAATEDYVVTIGIRATAPSTAFGYIRMGDPLASGVGAHHVHGFTEKPDAATAEEYLATGAYRWNAGMFVVRARVLLDHLARLQPTLAAGLERIAAAWDTSERTAVLDREWPALTKIAIDHAIAEPVAAAGGVAVVPGEFDWDDVGDWQSLGDLLPAGLGDVRVLGEESDVLALDSPGALAVTGSGRRLVLLGVPDAVVVDTADAVLVTTRDQAQRVKEIVARLSDDDGGLT; translated from the coding sequence ATGCAGCCCTCGTTCTACGCCGTCGTGCCCGCCGGCGGCGCCGGCACCCGCCTCTGGCCGCTCTCGCGGCAGGACCACCCGAAGTTCCTGCACGACCTCACCGGCACCGGCCGCACCCTGATCCAGGCGACGGCGGACCGACTTCTCCCACTCAGTGACGGTCTCGTCGTGGTCACCGGAGACAAACACGCCGACGCCGTCGCAGCTCAGCTGGACCTCGACGTCAGCGACCTGCTCACCGAACCCTCCCCGCGGGACTCGATGGCAGCGATCGGTCTCGCGGCCGCACTGCTCGCCCACCGCCACCCGGACCAGGACGTGATCCTCGGCTCCTTCGCGGCCGACCACGTGATCACCGACACCGATGCCTTCGCCCGGGCGGTCCGCACCGCGGTGGCTGCGGCGACCGAGGACTACGTGGTGACGATCGGCATCCGCGCCACCGCACCCTCGACCGCCTTCGGCTACATCCGCATGGGCGACCCGCTCGCCAGTGGCGTCGGCGCCCACCACGTGCACGGCTTCACCGAGAAACCCGACGCTGCGACTGCCGAGGAGTACCTGGCCACCGGCGCGTACCGGTGGAACGCCGGCATGTTCGTGGTCCGTGCCCGGGTGCTGCTCGACCACCTCGCGCGCCTGCAACCTACCCTCGCCGCAGGCCTCGAGCGGATCGCCGCCGCCTGGGACACCAGCGAGCGCACCGCCGTCCTCGACCGTGAGTGGCCCGCGCTCACCAAGATCGCCATCGACCACGCGATCGCCGAACCCGTGGCCGCCGCCGGGGGAGTAGCCGTAGTTCCCGGCGAGTTCGATTGGGACGATGTGGGGGACTGGCAGTCACTTGGCGACCTTCTCCCCGCCGGCCTGGGCGACGTCCGGGTGCTCGGTGAGGAGAGCGACGTGCTGGCCCTCGACTCCCCTGGAGCGCTCGCAGTGACCGGCTCCGGGAGGCGCCTGGTGCTGCTCGGGGTACCGGACGCCGTCGTGGTGGACACCGCGGACGCGGTGCTGGTGACCACGCGCGACCAGGCGCAGCGGGTGAAGGAGATCGTGGCGCGACTGTCCGATGACGACGGTGGGCTCACCTGA